Within Kutzneria chonburiensis, the genomic segment GCACCGTCGCCGCCCTGCTGGACCTCCCCGAGCACACCGCCCAGCCGGTGGCCGAGCGGCTGGTCGACGTCGGCCTGATCGAGACCATTTCCATCGAGCGCTACCGGCTGCCCGACCTGGTGCGGCTGTTCGCCCGCGAACGACACGATCCGGACGTCGACACGAACGCCGCGGTGCACCGGGTGATCAACCGCCTCGTGCAGCTCGTGCGCGAGCAGCTGGCCAAGCCGCCGGGCGCCAGGCTGGCCTGGTACCGCCGGGAGTTGAGCTCGCTGCGGGCGCTGGCCGACCGGGACGACACCGACACGCTGCACAAGGTCGTGGACGAACTGCGCCGGACGCTGCTGGGCTACTCCGCCTGACCCGGTGGCACATCGACGCAACATCGGCGGTACATCGCGGCTGGCGATTCTTCCAGCGGTGAACAGTACCCACGAGGAGGCGGGGAACCGGCGATGACGGCACAACTGGACCTGGACTCGACGATCGCCAAGTACGCCACGGCCTCCTTCGACGACGACACACCGCTGCTGGACGCCGGCCTGGAGTCGCTGTCGCTGCTGCGCCTCGCGGTCGACGTCGCGGCCGACGACGACGCCGAGATCGACGCGACGCGGCTGGTCGAGCTGCACACCGTCGGCGAGTTGAAGGTGTGGCTGCGCGAGCTCGCCGCGGCGGGGAGCAGCGATGACGGCGTTGCCCGTGACAGAGCCGGAAACGCTGCCGATCACCGAGTCCCAGAAGGGGCTGCTCGTGGTCGACAGCCTGGTGCCGACCAGGCAGATCTACAACCAGGTCATGCAGTTCGACCTTGACCCGGGGCGGTGTGCGGCTCCGTTGCGGGACACCGTGACGCGGGCGCTGATCACCCTGGTCACCGTCCAGCCCGCGCTGCGACAGGTGTTCGGCCTGAAGCCGGAGATGCACGCGACACTGCTGCCGCCGCCCGACACCGGGAGCCTGCCGCTCACCGTGGTCTCCGCGGCGCCGGCCGACTACGCGGCGGCGTTGACGGCTCTGGGCCACGACATCGGGCGCGTGCCGTTCGACGTGACCGTGGGACCGTTGTACCGGTTCGGGTTCGCGTGTGCGGAGGACGGCAGCGCCGCGTCGATCATCCTGTGCGGGCACCACCTTGTCGGCGACGGCGTGTCGATGGGTCCGATCGTGCGTGACCTGGACCGGCTGCTCACCGGCACGTTCGACGACGACGTGGAAACCCCGCGGCAGAACCGGGAGACCGCTTTCCTCAAGGAGATCCGCGCCCAGGAACGGTCGGCCGTCGCCGAGAAGACCGCGGTCAAGGCGGACGCCTGGGCGCTGCGGCTGCGGGAAGTGCCGCCGCTGGTGCTCTACCCGCGGCCCGACCGGCCCGACCGGACGGACTTCTCCGGCACGCGGATCTCCTACACCACCGACGAAATCCAGACCGAGCGGATCCAGGCCGCCTGCCAGCGTCTGGGTATCTCACCTTTCGTCTTCTTCACCGGTCTCTACGGCGCGGTGCTGGCCCGTCACGGGGGTGTCACCTCGGTGCTGGTCGGCAGCCCGTTCGCCGCGCGGCGCACCGTCGGGGCGTTCGACCTGTGTGGATTCTTCGTCAACACGCTGCCGGTCACGGTGGACGTGGACTGGACGCGCACGGTCGACGAGCACCTCGGCAAGACCGTCCGTGAGGCGGTGGACTTCTGCCGCGCGGCCGTGGACGTTCCGTTCAGCCAGCTGGTGGCGCGGGTGCAGCCCGACCGGCCGAGTGACCGCAACCCGTTGTTCTCCTGCATGCTGGCCATGCAGAACACGGCCGACCCGGGCGCGGCCAACGGCGCGGTGATCGGCGTGCGCGAACCGGGCAACGGCACCGCGAAGTTCGACCTCTGGCTGGGGGTGACCCCGATCGAGGGGCACTGGCTGCTGGAACTGGAGTACGACCGCGCGCTGATTCCGCCGGCCGTCGCGGACGGCCTGCTGGACTCGCTGCGCTCGGCCGTGAGCCGTGCTACCACGGACGGCACGCGAAGGCTGGCCGACCTGTTCGTGGACGCGCCCGTCTGGCAGAGCCTGCGCAACGACGGCCTGCCGGTCGAGGTGCCGACGCCGACGCTGAGCGAGTGGTTCGACAACACCGCCCTCCGCACGCCGGACGCGATCGCGGTCGAGGAGCCCGGACGGCGGCTCACCTTCGCCGAGCTTTCCGCCGCGTCCCGCCGCGTCGCGGCCGGGCTCGCCGCGCGTGGAGTCGGCCCTGGCGATGTCGTCGGCCTGCGTCTTGACCCGTTGTCCGAGAACCTGATCGCGATGCTCGCGACGCTGCGGCGCGGTGCGGCGTACCTGCCGCTCGAACTCGGCCTGCCCGCCGATCGGCTGTCCTACATGGTGCACCAGGCCGGTTGCCACGTCATCGTCGGCGCCGGGCTGGACATCGACGGCGCGGTCACCGTGCCGCTGGCCGAACTGGAGTCCGAACAGGACGTCCCGTCGGCAGCGGATCCCGGGTCCGGTGTGTACGTCATGTTCACCTCGGGCTCGACCGGCCGCCCCAAGGGCGTGCTGGTGGGGCACCCGACGCTGCTGAACCTCACGGCCTGGCAGCTCGCCGCGCTGGACATGAACGGGGACAGCCGGTTCCTGCAGTACGCACCGGCCGGATTCGACGTGTCGTTCCAGGAGATCCTGCCCACGCTGCTGGTCGGCGGCACGGTGGTGTCCCGGGAACCGGCCGACCGCCGCGACTTTCCCGCGCTGGTGCGCCGCATCGCGGACACCCGCGTCACCCACGCGTATCTGCCGGTGGCCGCGCTGCGCCCGTTCACCCAGTGCGTGCGGTCCCAACAGGTTCACCTGACAGCGCTGCGGTACCTGTGCGTGTCCGGGGAGCAGTTGCTGGTCGATGACGACGTACGGGCCTTCTTCGACGATCACCCGCACTGCACGCTGGTCAACCACTACGGCCCGACCGAGGCCCAGGCCGTCACGTCGTGGCGGCTGGCGGCCGACGATCCGCCGTGGCCGCACCACGTTCCGATCGGCCTGCCGATGACGAACGTGACCGCCCACGTCGTCGACACCACCGGTCACCTTGCGCCGCCCGGGGTTCCGGGCGAGTTGCTGCTGGGCGGCTGCTCGCCGGCGCACGGCTACATCAACGATCCGCAACGTACGGCCGAGCGTTTCGGGCCCGATCCGTTCATCCCCGGCGGCACCTGCTACACGACCGGTGACCAGGTCGTCCGGGACGAGCACGGCGTGCTGGTCTTCCTCGGCCGCGCCGACACGCAGGTGAAGATTCGGGGCCACCGCGTGGAACTGGGCGAGCTGGAGACCGTCGCCAACGGCATCGACGGCGTGCGGCAGGCGGTGGCGGCCGTGCGGGGTGACGGCGCCGACCGTGAGCTGCTGCTGTTCCTGCTGCCGGAACCGGATGCCGTGCCGGAGCACGAGAACGTCAAGGCGCGGTTGGCGAAGGTGCTGCCGGGTCACATGGTGCCGACCCGGGTCTTCGACATCGAGTCGGTGCCGACGTCCGGCACCGGCAAGACCGACCGCAAGGCGCTGCTCGCCCTGGCGGAACAGTCGATCGACCGCCAGGCCGGGGAATCCGCGCCGGTCGCCGAGTACGCGGACGACCTGGAACGGGAGCTCGCCGGGATCTGGGCGGAGCTGCTCGGCGTGCCGACCGTCGAGCGGGACCGGCCGGTGCTGTTGTACGGCGCGCACTCGTTGAACATCTTCACCGCGCTGAACACCGTGCAGGAGCGGTTCGGGGTGGCCGTGCAGGTGGTCGACTTCTTCCGGTCGCCGACCGTGGCCAACCTGGCCGCCCTGGTCCGCGGAGGAGCCGCATGAGCGGGACCACGCTGCCCGGCCGGCTGATCACCCTGGTGCGGCGCAAGGACAGGCCGGTCTGTGTGATGCTGCCCGGCGCGGGCGGCGGGCTGACGCCGTACCTGCGGCTGGCCTCGCATCTGGGCCGGACCCACAGCGTCTACGCCGTGCGGGCGGCCGGTCTGCTGCCCGACGAGACACCGGAGGACACCGTCGCCCGGATGGCGGACTCGGCCGTCGACGCACTCGGCGGCCTCGCGCCGGCGCTGGTGTTCGGCTGGTCCCTCGGTGGCACGGTCGCCTGGGAGGTGTGTCTGCGCCTTGCCGACCGTGGCCTGCGGCCGGACCTGGTGATCGTGGACAGCTCGCCGCTGCCGCGGAAGTCCTCCGCCGAGGACGACGAGCGGGTCCGCGCGAGCGTCGTGTCCGGCCTCGGACCGCGGCCGGACGAGCAGACCTCCGCCAGGGTCGAACGTACGGTCCGCGCGCAGATGGCCGCGCTCGCCGACTACGCCGCCACCCGGGAGTACGGGGGCCGGGTGTTGCTGCTGATGTGCCCCGACGACACCTTCGCCGAGCGTGCGGAGTCGGTTCACCGCTGGCACGAGCTCGCGCCGGATCTGCGCAGCGGGACGCTCGACGCGGACCACTACGCCGTGTTCGACCCGGCCAACCTGCCCCAGCTGACCGACGCGATCGGCGACTTCCTCGGCCATGAGAAGGCGGAGGCAACGACATGACCCGCCCGCTTGCGGTGGTCAGCGGCGGTACCCGGGGCATCGGGCTGGCGTTGAGCGACCGGCTGGTCAAGCTCGGTCACCGCGTGGTCGCGTTCTACCACTCGGACGCCGAGGCCGCCGGCCTTGCCGCCGATCGGTTGGGACTGCACGTGATGCGGGTCGACGTCGCCGACGCGGATGCGGTGGCGCGGGCCGCCGAGACGGTGCTGGCCGAGCACGGCGCCCCGCGTGTCCTGGTCAACAACGCCG encodes:
- a CDS encoding phosphopantetheine-binding protein, which codes for MTAQLDLDSTIAKYATASFDDDTPLLDAGLESLSLLRLAVDVAADDDAEIDATRLVELHTVGELKVWLRELAAAGSSDDGVARDRAGNAADHRVPEGAARGRQPGADQADLQPGHAVRP
- a CDS encoding non-ribosomal peptide synthetase; translation: MTEPETLPITESQKGLLVVDSLVPTRQIYNQVMQFDLDPGRCAAPLRDTVTRALITLVTVQPALRQVFGLKPEMHATLLPPPDTGSLPLTVVSAAPADYAAALTALGHDIGRVPFDVTVGPLYRFGFACAEDGSAASIILCGHHLVGDGVSMGPIVRDLDRLLTGTFDDDVETPRQNRETAFLKEIRAQERSAVAEKTAVKADAWALRLREVPPLVLYPRPDRPDRTDFSGTRISYTTDEIQTERIQAACQRLGISPFVFFTGLYGAVLARHGGVTSVLVGSPFAARRTVGAFDLCGFFVNTLPVTVDVDWTRTVDEHLGKTVREAVDFCRAAVDVPFSQLVARVQPDRPSDRNPLFSCMLAMQNTADPGAANGAVIGVREPGNGTAKFDLWLGVTPIEGHWLLELEYDRALIPPAVADGLLDSLRSAVSRATTDGTRRLADLFVDAPVWQSLRNDGLPVEVPTPTLSEWFDNTALRTPDAIAVEEPGRRLTFAELSAASRRVAAGLAARGVGPGDVVGLRLDPLSENLIAMLATLRRGAAYLPLELGLPADRLSYMVHQAGCHVIVGAGLDIDGAVTVPLAELESEQDVPSAADPGSGVYVMFTSGSTGRPKGVLVGHPTLLNLTAWQLAALDMNGDSRFLQYAPAGFDVSFQEILPTLLVGGTVVSREPADRRDFPALVRRIADTRVTHAYLPVAALRPFTQCVRSQQVHLTALRYLCVSGEQLLVDDDVRAFFDDHPHCTLVNHYGPTEAQAVTSWRLAADDPPWPHHVPIGLPMTNVTAHVVDTTGHLAPPGVPGELLLGGCSPAHGYINDPQRTAERFGPDPFIPGGTCYTTGDQVVRDEHGVLVFLGRADTQVKIRGHRVELGELETVANGIDGVRQAVAAVRGDGADRELLLFLLPEPDAVPEHENVKARLAKVLPGHMVPTRVFDIESVPTSGTGKTDRKALLALAEQSIDRQAGESAPVAEYADDLERELAGIWAELLGVPTVERDRPVLLYGAHSLNIFTALNTVQERFGVAVQVVDFFRSPTVANLAALVRGGAA
- a CDS encoding alpha/beta fold hydrolase is translated as MSGTTLPGRLITLVRRKDRPVCVMLPGAGGGLTPYLRLASHLGRTHSVYAVRAAGLLPDETPEDTVARMADSAVDALGGLAPALVFGWSLGGTVAWEVCLRLADRGLRPDLVIVDSSPLPRKSSAEDDERVRASVVSGLGPRPDEQTSARVERTVRAQMAALADYAATREYGGRVLLLMCPDDTFAERAESVHRWHELAPDLRSGTLDADHYAVFDPANLPQLTDAIGDFLGHEKAEATT